One stretch of Halobacillus litoralis DNA includes these proteins:
- the glnA gene encoding type I glutamate--ammonia ligase, with protein MGLTKEEIYKKIDEENVKFIRLQFTDMLGTIKNVEIPLSQLDKAIDGMMMFDGSSIEGFVRIEESDMYLVPDLDTFVVFPWTSEKGKVARFICDIYNPDQTPFEGCPRYNLKRNIKKMEKLGFSAFNIGTEPEFFLFKLDEKGEPTMELNDKGGYFDLAPTDLGENCRRDIVLELEEMGFEIEASHHEVAPGQHEIDFKYADAIKHCDDIQTFKLVVKTIARQHGLHATFMPKPLFGVNGSGMHANMSLFNEKGNAFFDEKGKEQLSEVAYQFTAGIIKHATNFTAVTNPTVNSYKRLVPGYEAPCYVAWSGQNRSPLVRVPTSRGLSTRIEVRSVDPSANPYMAMAVLLAAGLDGVENKLEAPAPVDRNIYVMDKKEREAHGVKDLPATLYDALEELHQDPIMVEALGEHLFEHFIEAKEIEWDMFRTQVHPWEREQYLQTY; from the coding sequence ATGGGTTTAACTAAAGAAGAAATTTACAAAAAAATCGATGAGGAAAACGTCAAGTTTATCCGTCTGCAGTTCACGGATATGCTTGGTACAATCAAAAATGTGGAAATTCCACTTAGCCAGTTGGATAAAGCTATTGATGGCATGATGATGTTTGACGGATCCTCTATTGAAGGTTTCGTTCGTATCGAGGAGTCTGACATGTATTTGGTCCCAGACCTGGATACTTTCGTCGTCTTCCCTTGGACTTCTGAAAAAGGGAAAGTTGCACGATTCATCTGTGACATCTATAACCCAGACCAAACTCCTTTTGAAGGATGCCCACGCTACAATTTGAAGCGTAACATCAAAAAAATGGAGAAACTCGGATTTTCTGCTTTCAACATTGGTACAGAACCTGAATTTTTCCTATTCAAATTAGATGAAAAAGGCGAACCAACGATGGAATTGAATGATAAAGGTGGCTACTTCGACTTAGCACCGACCGACCTTGGCGAAAACTGCCGCCGGGATATCGTCCTAGAGCTTGAGGAAATGGGCTTTGAAATTGAGGCCTCTCACCATGAAGTAGCTCCAGGCCAGCACGAAATTGACTTCAAATATGCGGATGCAATCAAGCATTGTGATGATATCCAAACATTCAAACTCGTCGTTAAAACCATTGCACGTCAACATGGTTTGCATGCAACATTCATGCCTAAACCATTGTTCGGTGTAAACGGATCTGGTATGCACGCGAACATGTCTCTTTTCAATGAAAAGGGCAATGCGTTCTTTGATGAGAAAGGGAAGGAACAATTGTCTGAGGTGGCTTATCAGTTCACAGCAGGCATTATCAAGCATGCAACGAACTTCACAGCCGTGACGAACCCTACCGTCAATTCCTACAAACGTCTTGTGCCAGGGTATGAAGCACCGTGTTATGTAGCATGGTCCGGTCAAAACCGTAGTCCGCTCGTACGTGTTCCTACATCCCGTGGATTGAGCACAAGAATCGAAGTACGCAGTGTGGATCCATCAGCGAACCCATACATGGCGATGGCTGTACTTCTTGCTGCTGGACTTGATGGTGTGGAAAATAAACTGGAAGCACCTGCTCCTGTCGATCGAAACATTTACGTGATGGATAAGAAAGAGCGGGAAGCTCACGGGGTGAAAGACCTGCCTGCTACATTGTATGATGCACTGGAAGAGCTGCATCAGGATCCGATTATGGTAGAAGCCCTAGGGGAACACCTATTTGAACACTTCATTGAAGCGAAAGAAATCGAATGGGATATGTTCCGCACCCAGGTTCATCCGTGGGAACGCGAACAATATTTGCAGACGTATTAA
- a CDS encoding MerR family transcriptional regulator, whose protein sequence is MSDEIRRSMPLFPMGIVQSLTDLTARQIRYYEQHELVQPARSEGNRRMFSFNDVDRLLEIKDLIDQGVNMAGIKKVLKLNDQPDNEVYDEDQVKEVHNELTEKELRRMLQRELFTAGRQGKLAIRQGEMSRFFH, encoded by the coding sequence ATGAGTGATGAAATTCGTCGTTCTATGCCGTTATTCCCGATGGGGATTGTTCAATCATTGACAGACCTTACTGCACGGCAGATTCGGTACTATGAACAGCACGAGCTTGTTCAGCCGGCCCGTTCAGAAGGGAACCGACGTATGTTTTCATTCAATGATGTCGATCGACTTCTTGAAATTAAAGACTTGATCGATCAGGGTGTGAACATGGCCGGAATCAAGAAAGTTCTGAAGCTGAACGATCAGCCAGATAATGAAGTATATGATGAGGATCAGGTGAAGGAAGTACACAATGAACTTACCGAAAAAGAACTTCGTCGTATGCTGCAACGAGAACTATTCACAGCGGGAAGACAAGGTAAATTAGCAATCAGACAGGGAGAAATGTCAAGGTTCTTCCATTAA
- a CDS encoding methionine gamma-lyase family protein, protein MNIQEMKQRVEKEIKNQHHRVDEIVDYNQEKVLKAFHKLRVSDSHFNPTTGYGYDDFGRDTLEALYAEIFKAEDALVRPQLISGTHAITTALFGVLRPGDELLYISGEPYDTLRDVIGSEDKKDTGSLRDFGISYQTVPLEENGAFAHDRIRTAMQDKTKVVAIQRSKGYEDRPSFLIDELQSIIRFVRDIKDDVIIFVDNCYGEFVETKEPLEVGADMIAGSLIKNPGGGIARVGGYIAGRKSLIEKCSYRLTAPGLGKETGPSLNSLQEMYQGIFLAPHVVGEALKGAIFTSKYLSEWGFDTNPAYDVKRTDLIQSVNFKTAEQMISFCQSIQQASPINSQFKPEPSVMPGYEDEVIMAAGTFIQGASLELTADGPIRPPYTAFVQGGLTYAHVKIAVVQAVQQLVEEGMVKA, encoded by the coding sequence ATGAACATTCAAGAAATGAAACAACGTGTAGAAAAAGAGATTAAGAACCAACATCATAGGGTTGACGAGATTGTCGATTACAATCAAGAAAAAGTTTTAAAGGCCTTCCATAAACTGAGGGTCAGCGATTCTCATTTTAACCCGACAACAGGTTATGGCTATGATGATTTCGGGCGAGACACTCTGGAAGCATTGTATGCAGAGATATTCAAAGCGGAAGATGCGCTTGTCAGACCTCAGCTCATCTCGGGAACACATGCAATCACCACAGCCTTATTCGGGGTATTACGTCCGGGTGATGAACTGCTATACATATCAGGAGAACCTTATGACACCCTAAGAGATGTCATTGGTTCTGAGGACAAGAAAGATACAGGTTCTCTACGTGATTTTGGTATCAGCTATCAAACCGTTCCTTTAGAAGAAAACGGAGCTTTTGCCCATGATAGAATCCGAACAGCTATGCAAGATAAGACGAAGGTGGTAGCCATCCAAAGATCAAAAGGATACGAGGACCGTCCTTCATTCCTCATTGACGAGTTACAATCCATCATACGATTTGTGCGTGACATAAAAGACGATGTGATTATTTTTGTTGACAATTGTTATGGTGAATTCGTAGAAACGAAAGAGCCGCTTGAAGTAGGCGCTGATATGATCGCTGGTTCGTTAATTAAGAACCCTGGAGGTGGAATTGCCAGAGTCGGTGGGTACATTGCAGGACGTAAATCCCTCATTGAAAAATGCAGCTATCGATTGACAGCTCCTGGGCTAGGGAAGGAAACAGGCCCGAGTTTGAACAGCCTGCAAGAGATGTATCAAGGGATTTTCCTTGCCCCTCATGTCGTGGGAGAAGCTTTGAAAGGAGCTATTTTCACTTCGAAATATTTAAGTGAATGGGGTTTCGACACCAATCCTGCTTATGATGTGAAGAGAACAGATTTAATTCAATCCGTCAACTTTAAAACCGCTGAACAAATGATCAGCTTCTGTCAATCCATTCAGCAGGCATCCCCGATCAATTCCCAATTCAAACCAGAGCCAAGCGTCATGCCGGGGTATGAGGACGAAGTGATCATGGCTGCAGGGACTTTCATTCAAGGAGCCAGTCTCGAATTGACCGCCGACGGTCCTATTCGCCCCCCATATACAGCCTTCGTCCAAGGGGGATTGACTTATGCGCATGTAAAGATCGCTGTCGTACAAGCGGTGCAACAGTTGGTAGAAGAGGGTATGGTCAAAGCTTGA
- the hflX gene encoding GTPase HflX, giving the protein MAKELVVLVARKDPSEKEERFQSSLEELQSLTETANGEVCKIITQKRDRVHPATYLGEGKLEEIKEAAEESEAELVIFNDELSPGQLRNIADRVGVRVIDRSQLILDIFAGRARTKEGKLQVELAQLQYMLPRLSGQGTALSRLGGGIGTRGPGETKLETDRRHIQRRIDDIKKRLDTVVKQREQYRKRRKENRAFQVAIVGYTNAGKSTFFNRVTDSQSFEEDLLFATLDPLTRQMSLPSGFLALLSDTVGFIQDLPTTLIAAFRSTLEEVTEADFIVHMVDASHPDHMQQEKTVLKLLDELGAGQLPILTVYNKKDLLKEDFIPHSFPSLTVSVHDPIDRKRVLHKIEEVLREEWDEYDVFVPASEGKRLQQFKAYSMITSINFYEEKEGYALHGFIHPEHPLKHQIL; this is encoded by the coding sequence ATGGCAAAAGAATTGGTCGTGTTAGTTGCTAGAAAAGATCCATCCGAAAAGGAAGAACGGTTTCAGTCTTCCTTGGAAGAGCTTCAGTCGCTGACTGAGACCGCTAATGGAGAAGTATGTAAAATTATAACTCAAAAGCGTGACCGGGTTCACCCGGCTACATATTTAGGTGAGGGTAAACTGGAAGAAATAAAAGAAGCAGCCGAGGAATCTGAAGCTGAGCTTGTCATATTTAATGATGAGTTATCTCCTGGTCAGCTTAGAAACATAGCGGATAGGGTCGGTGTGCGCGTGATCGACAGAAGTCAGCTGATCCTTGATATTTTTGCAGGAAGAGCCCGTACAAAAGAAGGGAAATTGCAGGTAGAACTTGCTCAACTGCAATATATGCTTCCTCGGCTATCCGGACAGGGGACAGCGTTATCCCGGTTAGGTGGAGGAATTGGTACACGAGGTCCTGGTGAAACCAAATTGGAAACCGACCGCCGTCATATACAACGGAGAATTGATGATATCAAGAAGAGGTTGGATACGGTCGTTAAACAACGAGAGCAATACCGGAAGCGGAGAAAAGAAAACCGCGCCTTTCAAGTGGCAATCGTCGGTTATACGAATGCTGGTAAATCGACTTTCTTCAATAGAGTAACCGATAGCCAGTCCTTTGAAGAGGATTTATTGTTTGCTACACTCGATCCTTTGACAAGGCAGATGAGCCTTCCTTCTGGCTTTTTGGCTCTCCTATCTGATACGGTAGGATTCATTCAGGACTTGCCAACGACGCTCATAGCAGCATTCCGATCTACGTTAGAAGAAGTGACAGAGGCAGATTTTATCGTTCATATGGTTGATGCTTCACACCCTGATCATATGCAGCAGGAAAAGACTGTATTGAAGTTGTTGGACGAACTCGGGGCTGGTCAACTGCCGATACTGACCGTATATAATAAGAAAGATCTACTGAAGGAGGATTTCATTCCGCACTCCTTCCCTTCGCTGACAGTGAGCGTGCATGATCCAATCGATCGTAAACGTGTCCTTCATAAAATCGAAGAGGTTTTAAGAGAAGAGTGGGATGAGTATGATGTTTTCGTGCCGGCTTCTGAAGGGAAACGGCTGCAGCAATTCAAGGCCTACAGTATGATTACGAGCATAAATTTTTATGAAGAAAAAGAGGGCTATGCCCTTCACGGTTTCATCCATCCCGAACACCCATTGAAACATCAAATATTATAA
- a CDS encoding AAA family ATPase, with protein sequence MQPQAKTVRPSSTINIVLNDSKEKAIPDRKAATLKQTGAPFLKIEEFFNSIIGMEDLKTRVKEIYAQVLVSKKREEAGLKSNAQVLHMVFHGNPGTGKTTVARMVAALFREVGVLDKGQFIEADRSDLVGEYIGHTAQKTKDLIHKALGGVLFIDEAYSLARGGEKDFGKEAIDTLVKCMEDHHNECIIILAGYPDEMEDFLTLNPGLASRFPIQLSFKDYSAKELTQIAFGMIEEREYCLTKEAERKLFQHLAYVYVRREENFSNARYVRNLIEEAIRKHAWRVISTPNPKKKTLMTLQAEDFDFPLQETDLI encoded by the coding sequence GTGCAACCCCAAGCGAAAACAGTGAGACCGAGCAGCACAATCAATATTGTGTTGAATGATTCTAAAGAAAAAGCGATTCCTGATCGGAAAGCAGCCACCCTCAAACAGACGGGGGCGCCTTTTCTGAAGATCGAGGAATTTTTCAATTCCATCATTGGAATGGAGGATTTAAAGACCAGGGTCAAAGAAATCTATGCACAGGTGCTCGTTTCAAAGAAAAGAGAAGAAGCAGGATTGAAATCGAATGCGCAAGTACTACACATGGTTTTCCACGGAAATCCCGGTACGGGAAAGACGACCGTCGCGCGAATGGTTGCTGCGTTATTCCGTGAAGTCGGGGTGCTTGATAAGGGTCAATTCATAGAAGCGGATCGGAGTGACCTTGTAGGCGAGTATATCGGTCATACAGCCCAAAAGACGAAGGATCTGATCCATAAAGCATTGGGGGGAGTCCTTTTTATTGATGAAGCCTATTCCTTAGCAAGAGGTGGAGAAAAGGATTTCGGAAAAGAAGCGATTGATACATTGGTGAAATGCATGGAAGATCATCATAATGAATGCATTATTATCCTTGCTGGTTATCCAGATGAAATGGAAGATTTTCTGACATTAAATCCAGGTCTTGCTTCCCGGTTCCCCATCCAGCTTTCATTTAAGGACTATTCTGCTAAAGAACTTACCCAGATTGCTTTTGGAATGATTGAAGAAAGGGAATATTGTTTAACAAAAGAGGCGGAACGAAAACTTTTCCAACATCTGGCCTACGTGTACGTCAGGCGCGAGGAAAATTTTTCAAATGCCCGTTATGTAAGGAACCTTATTGAAGAGGCCATTCGAAAACATGCCTGGAGAGTAATCAGCACCCCTAACCCTAAGAAGAAGACATTGATGACCCTACAGGCTGAAGACTTTGACTTTCCTTTACAAGAAACAGACTTGATCTGA
- the hfq gene encoding RNA chaperone Hfq, with the protein MAQSVNIQDNYLNQLRKERMQVTVFLLNGFQLRGIVKAFDNFTVLLETEGKQQLIFKHAISTFAPVKNVSLDKE; encoded by the coding sequence ATGGCCCAATCGGTTAATATCCAGGACAATTATTTGAATCAATTAAGGAAAGAACGCATGCAGGTGACTGTCTTTCTGCTCAACGGATTTCAATTGAGAGGCATCGTTAAAGCCTTCGACAACTTCACTGTCTTGTTAGAGACAGAAGGAAAGCAACAATTGATTTTCAAACATGCCATTTCAACATTTGCTCCTGTCAAAAATGTTTCATTGGATAAAGAATAG
- the miaA gene encoding tRNA (adenosine(37)-N6)-dimethylallyltransferase MiaA, which translates to MKPLVISVVGPTAVGKSNLGIRIAQRFGGEVISGDSMQIYRTMDIGTAKVTEEEMQGIPHHMIDFKDPDEQFSVAEFQENVQALIREIHERGKLPVLVGGTGLYIQATLFDFHFSEQKKDPAIMEKLEKERKEKGRDYMYKRLVEIDPEQAEKIHPNNERRVLRALEVYETTGRVMSDRHQQQQNKSPFNPLLIGLEMDRELLYDRINKRVDQMIEQGLVKEVQHLYEQGLQDVQSMQAIGYKELIPYFEGSSTLEEAIELLKRNSRRYAKRQYTYFKNKMEIHWYEVSPSNYEEKFETILGDLAGKID; encoded by the coding sequence GTGAAACCATTGGTGATCTCAGTGGTTGGTCCTACAGCAGTTGGAAAATCGAATTTGGGGATCCGGATCGCTCAGCGTTTTGGCGGCGAAGTGATTAGTGGAGATTCCATGCAGATTTACCGCACGATGGATATTGGAACAGCGAAAGTGACAGAAGAGGAGATGCAGGGCATTCCGCATCATATGATTGATTTTAAAGACCCTGATGAGCAGTTTTCAGTCGCTGAGTTCCAGGAAAATGTGCAAGCGTTAATCAGGGAAATCCATGAGCGGGGAAAGCTGCCGGTTTTGGTCGGGGGTACAGGCTTATACATACAAGCAACACTTTTTGATTTCCATTTTTCAGAACAAAAAAAGGATCCTGCCATCATGGAGAAGCTTGAAAAAGAGCGGAAAGAAAAGGGCAGGGATTATATGTACAAACGCCTTGTTGAAATTGATCCCGAACAAGCAGAAAAAATACATCCGAATAATGAAAGACGAGTGTTGCGTGCGCTTGAAGTTTATGAAACAACAGGTCGGGTAATGAGTGACCGTCACCAACAGCAGCAGAATAAATCTCCTTTTAACCCGTTGCTAATTGGACTGGAGATGGACCGTGAGTTGTTGTACGACCGTATCAATAAAAGGGTTGATCAGATGATTGAACAGGGCTTGGTAAAAGAAGTTCAGCATCTTTATGAACAGGGATTGCAGGATGTTCAATCGATGCAGGCGATCGGTTATAAGGAATTGATTCCTTACTTTGAAGGTTCATCTACCTTAGAGGAAGCGATTGAATTGCTGAAACGTAATTCCAGACGCTACGCCAAACGTCAGTACACGTACTTCAAGAACAAAATGGAAATCCATTGGTATGAAGTATCTCCTTCAAACTACGAGGAGAAATTTGAAACAATTTTAGGCGATTTAGCAGGAAAGATAGACTAA
- a CDS encoding helix-turn-helix domain-containing protein, whose protein sequence is MVHERIRSLRKERRFTQSMLAEKVGVSPQVVSNWERSYTSPDLDDLTKIAHALHTTADYLLGLSDEQEDEMREIKQLLETKGYTKPVFFDKKAWFGIQPEDIKQIDNYFRFLLQQKNIS, encoded by the coding sequence GTGGTTCATGAAAGAATTCGTTCACTTAGAAAAGAAAGACGTTTTACACAATCGATGTTAGCTGAAAAAGTCGGTGTGTCCCCACAAGTCGTATCGAATTGGGAACGAAGTTACACTTCACCAGATCTAGATGATCTCACGAAGATTGCTCACGCTCTCCATACCACTGCAGATTATCTCCTCGGTTTAAGTGATGAACAAGAGGATGAAATGCGCGAAATTAAGCAGCTCCTGGAAACAAAGGGATACACTAAACCTGTATTCTTTGATAAGAAAGCATGGTTCGGAATTCAGCCAGAAGACATTAAACAAATCGATAACTATTTTCGTTTTCTTCTCCAACAGAAGAACATCTCCTAA
- the mutL gene encoding DNA mismatch repair endonuclease MutL: protein MARIRLMPDHLANKIAAGEVVERPASVVKELVENSIDAGATWVKIDLMEAGLQRIRITDDGAGMDEEDCEIAFHRHATSKILDENDLFHVRSLGFRGEALASIAAVSRLSIQTSTGDCAGTKMNLEGGRLVSRGKSDARKGTDITVEELFFNTPARLKYMKTIHTELGHVTDVLNRMALAHPEVQFLCTHNEKQIFKTNGRGDLLQVIANIYGMNVAKKMIPIKMETADFKVDGYIAKPEVYRASRNYMSTIINGRFIRSIPLNKAVLQGYHTLLPIGKSPIVVLNIDMDPILVDVNVHPSKMEVRFSKEKELYDLLEETVRQAFRKQTLIPDVSQPATKTAKEKTTQESFNLYHTREEDAHRERQATVDHLVKSEQGLPKEDGFKENQDDLIKEMVPTFDSDVSVPTENEWAEDEFEKEESSQEQRRVPTMHPIGQLHGTYILAQNEEGMYIVDQHAAQERIKYEFFRDKLSEVNHEVQELLVPMTFEFSKAESLRLEEYKGELEKVGLFFEPFGDTTYIVRSHPQWFPKGFEEEVIDEMIQQLMEEDRIDILKLREEAAILMSCKRSIKANHYLNQTDMFHLLEDLRKSTDPFTCPHGRPIIVFFSEYEMEKMFKRVM, encoded by the coding sequence ATGGCGCGGATCCGACTGATGCCAGACCACCTAGCCAACAAAATAGCGGCCGGAGAAGTTGTTGAGCGCCCAGCCTCTGTCGTCAAAGAACTGGTAGAAAACAGTATTGATGCAGGTGCCACATGGGTGAAAATCGATTTAATGGAGGCCGGATTGCAGCGCATCCGGATCACCGATGATGGAGCAGGAATGGATGAAGAAGACTGTGAAATCGCTTTTCATCGCCATGCAACGAGTAAAATCCTTGATGAAAACGATCTTTTTCATGTCCGTTCCCTAGGTTTTCGCGGGGAAGCATTAGCAAGTATTGCTGCAGTGAGCCGCTTGAGTATCCAGACCTCCACGGGAGATTGTGCTGGTACGAAAATGAATCTCGAAGGAGGTCGCCTCGTCTCTAGAGGGAAAAGTGATGCAAGAAAAGGAACGGACATTACGGTTGAGGAATTGTTTTTCAATACGCCCGCCCGGTTAAAGTATATGAAAACCATCCATACAGAGCTTGGTCATGTGACGGACGTATTAAATCGTATGGCATTAGCCCATCCGGAAGTGCAATTCCTTTGTACTCATAATGAAAAGCAGATTTTCAAGACGAATGGCAGGGGAGATCTCCTCCAAGTCATAGCGAACATTTACGGAATGAATGTTGCAAAAAAAATGATCCCGATAAAGATGGAAACGGCAGATTTTAAAGTTGATGGCTATATTGCAAAGCCCGAAGTTTACCGTGCTTCGAGAAATTATATGTCAACGATCATCAACGGTCGTTTCATTCGGAGTATTCCATTAAATAAGGCCGTTTTGCAAGGTTACCACACCCTGCTGCCGATTGGTAAAAGTCCGATTGTCGTATTAAATATAGACATGGATCCGATTCTTGTCGATGTCAACGTTCATCCATCAAAAATGGAAGTGCGTTTTAGTAAAGAGAAGGAATTGTATGATTTGTTAGAAGAGACCGTTCGACAGGCCTTCCGGAAACAAACCCTTATTCCTGATGTGTCACAGCCAGCGACAAAGACTGCAAAAGAGAAAACCACACAGGAATCTTTCAACCTTTATCATACGAGGGAGGAAGATGCCCATCGCGAGCGGCAAGCCACGGTGGACCACTTAGTGAAAAGCGAGCAAGGACTTCCCAAAGAGGATGGCTTTAAAGAAAATCAAGACGATTTAATCAAAGAGATGGTCCCGACATTTGACTCCGATGTTTCGGTTCCAACAGAGAATGAATGGGCAGAAGATGAATTCGAAAAGGAAGAATCTTCTCAAGAACAGAGAAGAGTTCCGACAATGCATCCGATTGGGCAGCTGCATGGAACATACATCCTTGCGCAGAACGAGGAAGGGATGTATATCGTGGATCAGCACGCGGCTCAAGAAAGAATCAAATACGAATTCTTCAGGGACAAATTGTCAGAAGTGAATCACGAAGTACAGGAATTGCTTGTACCAATGACCTTTGAATTTTCAAAAGCTGAGTCTTTAAGATTAGAAGAATACAAAGGTGAGCTGGAAAAAGTGGGGTTGTTCTTTGAACCATTCGGAGATACCACCTATATCGTGCGCAGTCACCCTCAGTGGTTCCCGAAAGGATTTGAAGAGGAAGTGATTGATGAAATGATCCAACAGTTGATGGAGGAAGACCGGATTGATATTCTTAAACTAAGAGAAGAAGCTGCTATTCTTATGTCGTGTAAACGATCGATTAAAGCGAATCACTACTTGAATCAGACCGATATGTTCCATCTCTTAGAAGATTTGAGAAAATCGACGGATCCTTTCACTTGTCCTCATGGACGGCCGATCATCGTCTTCTTTTCTGAGTATGAGATGGAAAAAATGTTCAAACGTGTAATGTAA
- a CDS encoding outer spore coat protein CotE, translating to MSFFERDYREIITKAVIGKGKKFTESTHTISPSHRPTSILGCWVINHIYNAKKKGDHVEISGSYDVNVWYSYNDNTKTEVVTERVSYCDHVKLAVKDDNCVHDDFEVIAKVVQQPNCLEANISGNGQKICVEVEREFAVDVIGETKLCVKVDPHGCGHDDDYDYDLSSDDFSAIETDFLPSSSDRDHDSHD from the coding sequence ATGTCTTTTTTTGAACGAGATTACAGAGAGATCATTACAAAAGCTGTAATCGGTAAAGGTAAAAAGTTTACAGAATCCACACACACCATCAGCCCTTCGCACCGTCCGACAAGTATCCTAGGTTGTTGGGTCATCAATCACATCTACAATGCCAAAAAGAAAGGAGATCACGTTGAAATCTCTGGCAGTTACGATGTGAACGTCTGGTATTCGTATAACGACAATACAAAAACAGAAGTCGTTACAGAGCGTGTCAGCTATTGTGATCACGTCAAGTTGGCAGTGAAAGATGATAATTGTGTACATGATGACTTTGAGGTAATCGCTAAGGTCGTACAACAACCGAACTGTTTAGAAGCGAACATTTCAGGGAATGGGCAAAAAATTTGCGTAGAAGTAGAAAGAGAGTTTGCTGTAGATGTCATAGGTGAAACGAAATTGTGTGTGAAAGTAGATCCTCATGGATGCGGCCATGATGATGATTACGATTATGATTTGTCTTCGGATGATTTTTCAGCCATCGAAACGGACTTCCTTCCATCCTCATCAGACAGAGATCACGATAGTCACGATTAA
- a CDS encoding RicAFT regulatory complex protein RicA family protein, translated as MAQYTRQEVVEEAKKLAKMMADIEEIDRFKQLEAKLNDNQKVQSHIKKIKALQKQAVNFQAYGKTEALQKIEKEIDRLQDELDEIPVVAEFKDSQTIINDILQMVSNTISREVTNEVIRSTGGDLLQGETGSNKSSHGCGH; from the coding sequence ATGGCACAATATACTAGACAAGAAGTTGTAGAAGAAGCAAAAAAATTGGCAAAAATGATGGCTGATATTGAAGAAATTGACCGTTTCAAGCAATTGGAAGCGAAATTGAATGACAATCAAAAAGTTCAATCCCATATTAAGAAAATCAAAGCTTTGCAAAAGCAGGCGGTTAACTTTCAAGCGTACGGAAAAACAGAAGCTCTTCAAAAAATTGAAAAAGAAATCGATCGACTTCAAGATGAGCTCGATGAGATTCCGGTCGTAGCAGAATTTAAAGATTCTCAAACCATTATTAACGATATCCTTCAAATGGTTTCAAACACGATTTCACGCGAAGTTACTAATGAAGTTATCCGTTCTACGGGCGGGGATCTCCTGCAAGGAGAAACAGGTTCAAATAAATCAAGTCATGGTTGCGGTCATTAA